GAAAGAAGAATTTATACAGTATCTGATCCAAAATAAGCCATAGAGGTAATTGTTATCACTCTTAAAGTTGACCAACATACACATTGAACAATCTAACTGGAAAATGTAATTGTATATACTAAGAAACTGCATGGATTACCTCAAAGGTTGCAAACAGAGGTTATATGGCATCAAACTGTTGTGCCAATAGTTCCTCCTTGGGAGGGATCTCCTCTGTATCTATGATTTTTCAGTATCTTTCTTTACCAATAAAATAAATCAGCATACCTGAGCTATATGAAGCTTGGAAGCCGACCCCAGCAACAGCCCCGTCACTGACAAACTGGACCAGCATCTGACTTGTGGAAGCGATGATTGGAGGGATGGTTTGACTTCCGCATATTTTATCCAACAACACAGGAGAGTTCTTAGAGGGACCGTCATAGATCCTCATGTAGTCTGAGTCACAGTTAGGAGTGGATTGGATATTAAAGGTACTGAACTTCAATGAAGCCTAAAAAGTGACacaaggaaaatgtattatcTACAGTAAACCCCAAACTTCCCATACTTGTAACTGCAAACTGGGTTAATATGTAATTCCAATATGATGCAATCAATTGCTATATTAATGCTTGAACAGtccttcagagaaaaaaaaaacacaagaatatGTAGGATTCTAATTTCTGTTAAAAGATCTTGCAGCTATAGACATTTCTATCTACGATATTTCTTGAAACATGTGTGTATTTTCCATTGATTTTCCAGTTAACAGaactcttctgctccctctgattATTTGTTGCTTGTGGTTTGTTTAGGGAAACCAATAAGCTTAAACAagacacatttgggggggggaagAATTTTTTAACAGAAGTCTTTCGTTTTTTGCTATATTGAGTTAAGTCAAAGAAACCTGAGACTGTGGATATTGCAATACTGTTACTATTGGTAACATACTTGTAAGAACCAGAGCCACAAATTAATCCAAAACCCCCTTTGTTCCTGCTAAACCCCCATTCCTACAATGACCTCACCATCAGATGTGGGGTAAAAGAAATCTGGCACATTTGCTTCCAGCAATGAAGTGGGCCATAATGAAGGGAAGTATTATTCCAACATATGGAGCAATTGGTGGTTGAAGCAGAGTATGAGGTTTAGAGGCATTTACATCTTAAACGACCTTCTCTATACCCCCGTCTCTGCCATAAAGTCAAACCACCGCAATGGCTCCACTTCAATGTACAAAGGTACAAAAGTGTGATGTTCAGGTAGGGAGTATTTGGACCTATTGCGTGGCTCTATACTAGTAGTCAAGTCTCTATTTTTATGAATGTAAAATGTAGGTGGTGTACAAAACAATCTTCAGATGGCAGTTCATTTTCACAGCTAGGTTGCTAGACATTTAGGGTCACATTTTGCATCTCTACATTTCTGTCTCCTCACCTTCCCTGATGGAACTCTGATCAACCAAACGCAGTCACCATTATTAGGATAAGCAGAGGGATAGTTGTCAGAAGTCAAAATTCCTGTCTTATTATTAAGCAAAGTCGCACAGACACCTGAGAAGGGAGAAATAGACATATAAATTATATTTAGTTATTGGAGGATTAgactgataataataatattaataatatattggTGGGAAACAGGGGAAGGGGTATTGACCTTCTATTAGATTAAAACTGCTGGAATTTTGAACTTAAAATCAAATGAACCTTGAGTTTAACCCCTTTTCATCGAAGATAAAAGATCCTTATTGCCTCAATGCCGTGTCACATCTTGTGTATTATACTTTGTTTGTTCAGGGCAAATTGAGCCTTCATTTCATGGTAAAAACTACATTTCCtgatatttaactttttttcaaTGAAAACTGGCCAAATTGTaagcaatatcattttttttttaatctagctATATCGTTCTTAAatgacaataaataaataacccaaaTTGAATTTGAGATGCatagggataccacatatgtgtacatTATTTATTGTGTACACCCATAGTAGGGGCCAGACACAAAAGTGcacattttgggctagattcacatagatcagcagatctttagatctgcgtgatCTAtttgatttaagatacgctgccgcaagtttgagaggcaagtgggtaattcacaaaccacttacctccattcttgcggcggcggatcgtaaatcccccggcggaattcaaattccgcggctagggggagtgtactatttaaatcaggcgcgtccctgcgccgatttaaatgagcatgcgcagtccgtgaattttcccggcgtgcattgctcccactgacgtcgctaggacgtcagtggtttcgacgcttacgtaaacgacgtccatccgtattccagaacgacttacgcaaacgatgtaaaaaaattcaaaatcgatgcgggaacgacggctatacttaacattggctgcgcctcgtagaagcaggggtaagtatacgccgggaaagccgctacggaaacgtcgtaacaacactgcgtcgggtccgcgtactttcgtgaattggcgtatctcgctgatttacatatttctcatcgtaaatcagcgggaacgccccctgcgccatttttaaattgcagataagatccgacggtgtaacacagttacacctgtcggatcttagtcatatctatgcgtaactgattctatgaatcaggcgcataaatacgaccagtgtaagacacagatacgacggcgtatcaggagatacaccgtcgtatctctctctctctgaatctggccctttgtgggttttttttttgtcaaaatttttCAAAACTGTAAAAATTCACTTAAAATGCAATCATAAAAAAGTATAATTTCTAATGTTTTTAACCCATGAAATTGGAATGTACAGAAACTTACTGCATTGATAAAGTCGGTTAATTTTAGTGACATCCAAGACGCTCAGTCCAATTGTCTGCCCAATAGGCACATTGGGGTCAGGCTTGGGGACGATTGTGGGTTTGTTTGAAGTGTTGGTGAATGCATAGCTGGAAAATGTTGAATAGAGAAAAAATCGACATATTACCATTAAAATATTCTATAGTTTATCGGTAATTCACCAGCTAACACAAAAGCCATGACTTACGCATCATAATGCATCACTGAACCGTAATCATATGGACTGCCCAGGTTATTGGTGTCCGCTTTAGCAAAATTACCCAATTTTCCTGTAACAACAAAAAAGCAGTGGTAATGTCTCTTCTTTGAAAACTTGACTGAATTTGCTTTGTGTAAATGTCTGCAGTACCTTTAGGGATATACTGGAAATTGATGTCAACATAATTGTCACGATCACTTCTTACATGCTCATGGTAGAAGCCCAGGGCATGTTCTAGTTCATGTTGTATAATCCCCCTGTAGATGCAGCCTCCACCCAATGAAACTGTCTGGCTTCCACCAGTTCTTCCAAGATATGAGTAACAGCTAGAAATTGTAGATATACAGTTCAAAGGAGTTATGCTTTAATACCATGTGGGAGCCTAAGACAATAGTTTTAATAGAAACAATGATTGAATCTGAACTACAGAAAGAAAGCAATCAATATCTGTTTGTGCTGGTTTTATTTTCATTGTAAAATTTTAAGTGGAATCCATTGAGTCTGTTGACACTAAGCCCCACTCCCTCTAGGTCACTTCCATTTTTCTACTATATACTGAATGTTAGCAGCGCCGGGATAAATATCTTATGTCCCTGTGCTATTTCTGCTAGGTACACCAAAAAAATTAGACAACCAAGAAGCACCTTGTTGTTGGCTTGTGACTGTCAcatgtattttcattttttttggaggaaaTTCAAAAGAGAATCCATCATGCACAAATAGGTGCCGTAAAGTCTAAGGTGTTTATGTTTTAGATGCTCCCTACTGTGAAAAACTATGATAAACAATAGACAACCTTACCCATCACCAGGAGTGATGTTGATGTAATCATCTTCTGTTGTAAGAGGCACAAACCTCACACAAGTCAATGTCTCAAACTCGGCCATGGCGAGCACAATACTGTTTAGGTCACTGGTACCTGGAAACAAAAACAGAAGGTTGGGTTTCTACAAATAACAAATAGCAATGAATATTTAAATGTAAGAGAAAAAAATAGGGAACTCACTGTAGCGGGAATCTATGGTGTAGGGAACAGGAACACTACCACTATCACTTTTAGGCCAAAGGCAAGAAGGACAGTTCATGGCACTGCGCTCATTTCGTACCAGCACATCTCCTCCATACATGGGTGTTTTGCTATCTGAAAATACAGAAAATGGTTACAGTTAATACACTAAAATTCATTATATTTAAGCTGCCCATACACAGTGAACTGGCTGAAGTTTACTATGTGGGTGGCTCTGTCAGTCCCTTCTCACCTGACATTCTCTGATTGAAAAATGGACGGGTCCAAAGAGAACATTTTAGAACCAACAACGGTTGCATCTAATCAGATGCAATACAGTATAGTGTTGGGgtataaaacagaatagaataggcACAGTGAAAATCTGTGCATCTGGAGGAACCTGTTAGATATTTTCATGCAGTCCAAAGGCCCAGCTTTACTCAGTTCCGTGACACAGCACAGCCCTGTTTGGCAGGGAAGGAGACCTGATTTTGCTATACTACAGTGAAGTAACACTTACAAGTCTGATAATCTCatgtctctgtcactctgctctctcctcctattacAATGGAGCATTTACTACAATACAGCTAACATACTCCTTGTGCTTCTTCTTCCACCTCTAGTCTGATCTCTACAATGAAGGTACTTACATCACTTGTATTTAAAAGAGTACAATTAAGATGTAGTAaggaatacagagctgcattcattgatgatttttttttatctacctggagttcagctttaagtgtgGATTTAGAAATATAAATAGCAACAGAAAAATATACAGTTTTACCATAGATATTGATGCCGATTCTCTACTAAATTCACATTCAAAGTGCAATTTCTAAAGTTTGAAAGAAAACCGTCTATTTGTCTTTAATTAATTAATCTCTTTATCTCACAAGCTTCACTGCAATGGTAGACGTGAATAGGAATAACCCATCAGTCTTTTTTAGAAATGGAATAGTGAAGTTAAAAACGTATTCAGCAATGACAACGAGATTGTAATCTAAAACAATAGTGCCATATTTCTCCTTGCACACTATTGGCTAGTCCATCAGTGCATTATTTTAAGGATCTTGAAACTCATAACTTTATGCATTATAATTGGTTATTGTCTGTTCCCTTGCCTGGATTTAGCACCATCATAATGCAGTAAAGAATCCTGTGGATTAGAATAATTACCTTTATTAGCTTTCAAAATCTTGCTGAAGATCCCTTGTGGCACTTCGGAGTCTTCACTCTTTGGGGCTGTGTATACAAAATACACATTAGGCACATCTACTGAAATAATCGCATCTAAAAATTCAAGTGACTTAATTTTGTGTATATATCGAACCCGTTTTTATCAATTTAATTATTAATTCATGTGAATATAGGGTAGCTCTACAAAGCTGTCCCTGATCTGTGAAACTTCTGGTTAGGAAATTATTTAAGACTTTAAAACATACTCTGTTGCCAGGGTCCTAAAATACATGCAGACGGATATTtgtgcatttaacatattttaggaatgtcattaaatgtaaaaaatctccCTTGTGAAAATAGCCAAAGGCTTGAAACTGCTGCCTGGATGTGATGTCAtcagccccagcagactcagagctTTCGCTCAAGTGACACTTTATAGTATTCCTCTTCACTCCTCCCCAGCAGATAAATCAAAGTTCATGTGGGGAGGTGAGGGGAGGGGCGGAgatgctgggccagcacagacggTAATTGGAGGGCTAAGAGAAACAATGAGGGAGGGGGCcgtgttagattttaaatgtattaatatttttatgtattaAATGTATCTAAAGCATTTGGGTTAAACATGGTAGCTTTTAAGGACAAGGTCAATATAGGATGACAGAACAGCTGTTATAGCATAggccacatctattcttgaaagtCCTACGTCAAGAAGGTGGGAAgagatgttacttaaatatacaCAAATGGGTCTATACATTTGTGACAGAAGCTTGCCACCATCCTTGGAGCTAATCTATATATGAATTATCCTAAGTTTGGCTTTTAAATCAGTATATAAGAACACATGGGTAGTATAGTGAGTTAGGATCTCCAGGGTCACCCAGCCCGACGGAAGCCTCAGGGTCATCGGACTCTgcaggagagatggggggaggggggaccctCTCCCAAGAAAGATCAAATCatcttaactagggttgtcccgataccgataccagtatcggtatcgggaccgataccgagtatttgcgggagtacttgtacctgcgcaaatacccccgatacctaaatagaatacttcccccccgccgctgccgctgcATCGCGCTGCCGCATCGAAAGCCACCGCATCGCACCGAAGCATTtgaaagccgccgcatgggttaaacggcgtgcgggaacatcacagctttcatttgaatagctgtagtgttcccgtgcgtatagacactcccccttgctcgggattggatgggtgattgtgatctgtccaatccagagcaagggggagtgtctatacgcacgggcaaaacagctattcaaatgaatgctgtgattttctccatgcggcggtggcggctttcggcggcaaaggtatgggggaaatggctggagggacatggctgcatatgtgagggacatggctagagggacatggctgcatatgtgagggacatggctagagggacatggctgtatatgtgagggacatggctagagggacatggctgcatatgtgagggacatggctgcatatgtgagggacatggctgcatatgtgagggacatggctagagggacatggctgcatatgtgagggacatggctagaggggcatggctgcatatgtgagggacatggctagagggacatggctgcatatgtgagggacatggctagagggacatggctgcatatgtgagggacatggctagagggacattgctgcatatgtgagggacatggctagagggacatggctgcatatgtgagggacatggctagagggacatggctgcatatgtgagggacatggctagagggacatggctgcatatgtgagggacatggctagagggacattgctgcatatgtgagggacatggctagaggcacattgctgcatatgtgagggacatggctagagggacatggctacatatgtgagggacatggctagagggacatggctgcatatgtgggggacatggctgcatttggggacacatttaaaaaaagtatcggtattcggtatcggcgactacttgaaaaaaagtatcggtacttgtactcggtcctaaaaaagtggtatcgggacaaccctaatcttaacatctatttcctccttctgtaactttctGTGATGCTTACCTGCCATGATGTCTGTAACAACGTAACAACGTAAGCATTAAACTGTCTTGCTGTCatatcgttggaagaataaaacatTGTATAATGAAGTAAAcctatgtctgaatattttggaaccAAGAACACGCCTGGAGAAGGGAGAGGTTTTGACACATCGCATGACAcgtgttagaggcatatgtccactCTGTGTCTTCTGTGTATCTCTGTTCTATCTCTGTCATCTCTCATCCTCCCCCTGCCCCCCGGCATCTTACAGGCCGTGCTAGGGAAGTGACTCTCAGAGTAGTCAAC
This window of the Rana temporaria chromosome 13, aRanTem1.1, whole genome shotgun sequence genome carries:
- the LOC120920087 gene encoding astacin-like metalloendopeptidase, which translates into the protein MNEKVFLLLLGCVTGLVTSLPLSAQIQYNLLGVNKDAPKSEDSEVPQGIFSKILKANKDSKTPMYGGDVLVRNERSAMNCPSCLWPKSDSGSVPVPYTIDSRYSEYQ